From one Drosophila gunungcola strain Sukarami chromosome 2R unlocalized genomic scaffold, Dgunungcola_SK_2 000006F, whole genome shotgun sequence genomic stretch:
- the LOC128254950 gene encoding uncharacterized protein LOC128254950, with protein sequence MRERSQTTPRRRRAGPKQALPEGVGALESPYYTIDNTEDIYGTTLLPSQRCYVDPWDLENYDYVRKKIDDVTGQEAIEPAYEGGGNSLTPSPTYGYGMGAGMSATMPRPHTQTRRVSRAQCQLECCVPQRTRRRSRSARKEPLYTARSDIYGAPSRYEDYMATMTRQLHLDNDGQEEEEELPVEDLYGEEQRQLYNGFGGFSSTSSTEHPSSIGDEQPVLQRRAATLQRRSVPSQINSQRINNYGTAPHPRRKRSGKTAPLAAPPQIDFPAPPPLSPAYDYCNPYATLPYCSIPDCSECHQQIYAAPSTLYGTMGGGGGGGGGGGDRSRMRGSSPHSSGGDSSLYSGIYARKFGLSKKGLLQIDYSCSWNDLDRVMQGHC encoded by the exons ATGCGTGAACGCAGTCAAACGACACCGAGAAGGCGTCGAGCTGGTCCAAAACAGGCCTTACCCGAGGGAGTGGGTGCCCTGGAATCGCCCTATTACACCATTGACAATACGGAGGATATTTATGGGACCACCTTGCTGCCCTCGCAACGCTGCTACGTGGATCCCTGGGATCTGGAGAACTATGACTATGTGCGCAAGAAGATCGATGATGTCACCGGTCAAGAGGCGATTGAGCCCGCCTACGAAGGGGGCGGCAACTCCCTGACCCCCAGTCCCACCTACGGATATGGAATGGGAGCGGGCATGTCTGCCActatgccacgcccccacacCCAGACACGTCGCGTGTCGCGTGCCCAATGCCAGCTGGAGTGCTGTGTGCCCCAGAGGACTCGTCGCCGGAGTCGAAGTGCCCGCAAGGAGCCACTCTACACGGCCAGGAGCGACATATACGGGGCACCCAGTCGCTATGAGGACTACATGGCCACCATGACCAGGCAGTTGCACCTGGACAACGACGgccaggaggaggaggaggagttgCCGGTGGAGGACCTCTACGGCGAGGAGCAACGCCAACTCTACAATGGCTTTGGCG GCTTTTCCAGTACCAGTTCCACGGAGCACCCCTCCTCCATCGGGGATGAGCAGCCCGTACTCCAGCGACGGGCTGCCACCCTCCAACGTCGTTCCGTTCCAAGTCAGATAAACAGCCAGAGGATCAACAACTATGGAACCGCCCCCCATCCGAGGCGCAAGCGAAGCGGAAAGACGGCGCCCCTGGCCGCTCCCCCTCAGATCGATTTTCCCGCCCCGCCGCCACTGTCGCCCGCCTACGACTACTGCAATCCCTACGCTACACTGCCGTACTGCAGCATACCGGATTGCAGCGAATGTCACCAGCAGATCTACGCCGCACCCTCCACCCTCTACGGTACCAtgggcggaggcggaggaggcggaggtggCGGAGGAGATAGATCCCGGATGAGGGGCTCATCACCGCACTCCAGCGGAGGCGACTCGTCGCTCTACTCGGGAATTTACGCTCGTAAATTCGGACTGAGCAAGAAGGGTCTGCTCCAGATCGACTACTCCTGCAGCTGGAACGATCTGGACCGGGTGATGCAGGGCCATTGTTGA